The DNA segment AATTGTAACTTAATTATGTGAAGTGTTGTACGTAATACTAAGCTTTGTTTTCCTTCTTTAATTTACCATGCTACGATTTTTGTGACAAGAGGTGATGTAACTCGACACAATAAAACTCGCACCGGCTACATGAAACGATGCAATTCCTTCATGAAGAAGTTTTAGTAATACAATAGCTTGAGCTTCCAGTGTTCATTTCATGTTGGACGATATTCCGTCATgagtatgtataattatttaaaagaactCATCCGCAAACATTTTGGCGATTGCTTAAAGGCCCACACTATAGGTCGAggcaatatttttataatttcatggATTATCATTTTTAACGCATTTGccttaatgataaaaacaaacaaaaaagcatatgatttatgtGCAGATCAAAATATATCTgcctttattatatatttttgttaattaatggCTACATGACCAAAAAATCCCATGTTATAAAAACGCTAAATTATTGATAATACGTTTTTCTGTACacatatttaaggaatgaattgcgtggttgatgtcattatcagggtatgaacgcaattgggttggtcaatgtgtgtggagtccgaaggactttGACCAATTCATTGTGAGATTAAGTTTGTGATGCACAGCTAGAAAGGCGTTAAATAGTATTAAAGGTACTAGACTCCATATGATAGTactgcaagaaaaaagaaaattgacaaacacttGCATAGAGTTGATATCATTGTGTATAACGTATTGGATCTGATGTTTCACATCGATTACGATACATGCATCTTTCGAAGGTTTGTCTACCCCATTAATCCCAGTTAACTTAGAAGTAGCGTCGGTATATATATCTGTTATAATAACGTGACTCTcaaatgctaaatatacacactataaactcgGAAACCATTATGCTCTATCTTTACACGGGTTAACGCAGCTGAGACAAcgacaaaattttattttagtcatgaacaatgatgtattatcggcccaTTGATATTTCTAGTCTTGTTTTGTCGGCCCATTGATATTTCTAGTCTTGTTTTGAGGAcaatttttggaccatctggtgtctagttcctttaatgcaatatgtatttgCAATCCCATTGACGTTCTAccgaaaaaaacacattttagaaattcacacattttatttttgtccaGATTCAATGTCGTATTTGTCAGCTTCTTTTGCTTCACTCGCTGCATTGTTACGGACACGAGGACGCGATTAAAGGACTTAAATTGGCCTGTATATTAAATCTGAAACTATTTCATGAATCTAGTCTAGCTATAATAGAATTTGGAGTATTTTCTCTTTTGATGTATTTGTGAATGTTTAGCGGTTTAAATCATTTAGCACGTAGATTGTATTGTGCTTTGTCGACTTCGTTCctaaataaatatatcctaCATCAGCATGTTTGTGATCAATTGAACTTTATTTTTCGAAGGCAGATAAGTGTTTCACAAAGTGTATGTGCAAATAAATTGGATATTGGTAAGTAatttttgtatactttttatattacgttttatacttttattcataaacattgtaTCAATCTTGGCATTgattaacaaaacattataaaacattgcTATCATCAATTCcactatttcatttattcatctcAATAAAGCATGGAATGTCCATGATGTGACTTCTTTTGATCACCAGGTGCTTGTTGTGCATATGTCGATGtataaaattgctttaaaagAACCACTCGTGTATCACATTAGCAAAACTAAACTTTATTAACAGATTTTCTTTTGGATAAcactaaaaatgttttatcagttGGATAACAGACAACACTGTTCAAACATTTAAGAGAGAACAGTCTGATTCAAAATGCAGGACATAAAGCCTAGATAAATTCGTGTATATTGTCGACCTGACTAAACAGttcaaactgttttaatattctgAAAAAATGGCTTTTGTTAGTAGCTAGTTAACATTGAACATTCATACACTAATagtaaatgatttattataaataatacacctaaaatttaaaatgcaacatgGATAGCAATATATGACATACTCGCTCAAAGGTCTTTAACAAAAACGATGTTACTTTCACTTAGCTGGAAGAAGAGACTTATATAGAACCCGCTCCAAGGTGGGCCTTGAAGAgactttatttctttgaatGGTTAGCACATGTGTTTACTGACCCCTTGGTATCTATGCCatagcaatttaaaaacaatagtaTTCTTGACTTTTCTTCAACATTCATCTTAATACAATACTTTCTGGAATATGTTTCGTTGTACTGCCAATATCCGGACactttttggtataattttatATGTACTGTATCAGGAAACCATCATCGGCAATCACTGTACTTCATTCCGTTATTCCGTGGGATGATTAACTGACAAAATCTCATTTACTAAATATGCATGCTGCAGGGGAGACAACTCCACTTCTAATGAATTTGCATGTtagaattaaataatatttaattaccCTATAGTGTCCAATCGCCTCCATGGCCGAGTGGAATTGACTGCTGTCTAACATTGTACTGAAAAGGCGAACCCAGTTCAATTCCGGCTTCGTCAGAATAGCGTTCTACGGGAAAGGATATGGAACCTTGCataaccaatgaaactgcctcattaactATATATGATAACGAGATTTTCCTCGCCAATTTGCCTTATATACACATGAAGCATAGCATAATAGTGTATAAGGTTTAATCGGACAATTTAGAAAACTGGTTTAAAGTCGTCCTCTTTCAAGAATGTTCTAATTAGGCGTAGTTTGTAAGAAAATATGTCTCTTGTGTTTCGATCACTTTACTTTTAGACATAATCTAGGCTAAGAGGGGAACGCGACGCAGGATAGTGAAGTCTTCTTCTTTCAAGAATGTTCTAATTAGGCGTAGTAGAAAATATGTCACTTGTGTTTCGATCACTTTACCTTAAGACATAATCTAGGTTCAGCGTTTCGGCTAATGTGCTTGTCATTGTAgttgttattgtttgatttttgttttgaggCTAATGTGTATCTCGATGGACGTGTTTATCTATCTAAAATAAAGTCACCAGAGTAAGTAGATCTTGAATGGATTGTTGACAAGCGCTGACTCGttgctttattttgtatcagCAGTATTAAGGTTCCTCTCCTTAACTTTGAAAgagtaatatattattataccaTATGTACTGATGCTATGGTCATTTATTGGTGTCGTCTTATATAATTTCGACATAACTTGTTACAGCATGGCATGTTGTCATAGTATTGACTTATTAAGTATATATGTCGACTTATTTATGTTCCCAAAACTAGTTGAACATGCTAGTCAACTTAATAATTGCCCTCCAGGAAGTTAAAAACCTTAGTTTCCTCAAATTGGATCGATGTATAAGACTGAATGAtgcatttcatttgtttatctCACTTTCTGTTTACTTGATTTGATGGTTATTTTCgtaatatcaatgtttttatagCAAGATCTGCGCCAAAACGCATGCGTAGTAACACTCTAAAATGTCTCACACTCTATTCTATATACATGCCatatgcattttacattttaccaaatataataaattagtCAGCAAAATTGTAGTTTTGTGAGACTCATTCAGGCAGACGTGAAGTAGTATTTAATCCCATATATATCTGACATCCTATTTCAGTTCTCACGAAAAACAGTGCCTTTCAGATATTCAcactttttgttaaaattcaatGTCACTTTTTGTCAGCTTCTGTTTTTACACTGACTGTATTGTTACGGACGTAAATACGCGATAGTTGTACATTAATTGgcatgtatattaaataaaaaactattACATTAAACTACTCCGGCTATAATAGAAGGTTGAGTGTATTCTCTTTTGATGTGTTTGTGGATGTTTAGCGGTTTAAATCATTTACCACTTAAATTTCAATGAGTTTTGTTGACTTAACCTtcccaaataaataaatacttcatCAGCATGTTTACATTTGTTGATACTTGATATGTCGTAGGCAGAAACGTTGCACGACGTGAGGGTGTTACTTAGGGAATAAACTAGATGTTTGAGAGCAACTTATGTATAAcgtttaatattaaattgttatattcatgaacatttaatCAATCTTGGTATGTATAAACgtgtacatttatataaaagtagcaTTATCTCGAAAtgattttgctgttttatttatttatctcaaCTAAGCATAATATGTCGAATGTGAGCTCTTGTGAACACTTGGTACCCGTCGTCCATGTTAAGACTATTGGGCTTGATTGCTGCAATGCTAAGTCTAATATGTTTCTCTACTGAcatttatatgtgtttaaatttaagtCTAAAACGTAATCAATTCTCAAATGGACTGTGTAAAAGCAGTGACTAGTTGCTttttcttttatcagcagtaTTCAGGTTCAATTACTATAGGAACATGCCTAACACCCTGTTTATCCCATTTGTCTTTATACAAGTAAATGAACTCGATAGACCAAGATCAGTACATTGGATACTTTATTATTAACCACAAAATATGTGAAGTGTTGTAATTTAAACTAAGCTTTGTTTTCTTGCTTTAATTCACCATGCCGCGATTTTCGTGATAAGAGGTGATGTAACTCGACACAATAAAACTTGCACCGGCTACATGAAACGGTGCAATTCCTTAATGAAAAGGTTTTTGTTATTCATTAGCTTAAGCATCCAGTGCTCATTTCATATTGTGTGATATTCCATCATgagtatgtataattatttgaaaaaaaaaacaaaaacatctgcAAACTTTTGGGCTTTTGCTTTAAGGCGCACAATATAATACGATgcattttcttcaatttaatGTATTATCATTTGTAACGCATTTGCctaaatgatgaaaacaaacaaaaaagcgTATGATTTATGTATCAAACTATAAaagcttttattatatatttcttttatttaatatgtacatGACCAAAAATTCCCATGTTAAAAAAGTGCTAAATTATCGATTATATGTTTTCTctgtaaaaatatcatatattctttttttttgttctgctcatttaagtcaaatgagtttcttatgataatgaatattttgacaCTAACCTTTAGTATGCCCCTATAAATTAAAGCTTACTTGTTACGATGCAACTACTGCAGATTGTTTTTAAGAAGTTACTGTTGACCGAATGACTCTATGAGTTGAAGGTAGATAGAAAATGTTTACAACTCCGGATCCATACAAGACCGACATTGCGAGACAAGTGTTTAACGGTTGTCCTGTTAACGCAGTGGTAAGCGAACTCGCTTCTCATCAGAGCTACTCAGGCTCGATTCCCGTCATGTGCATGCTggtgtgagtttggttggtggtcacaaAGCCGGACAGATAGGTTCTCTACGGGTTCTCTAGTTTTacccacaacacaagatcaaAATATCCCATTTTAAAAAAGCGCTTAGTTATCGATTATATGTTTTCTCTGTAAAATATcatatcgtcaccttagtgcaagaactcaatatctggttctatttctatatgcagttattgagttattgcactacgGTGACGATATATACTTTAATatcatatatactttttttattgttctgcTCATTAAAGTCATATGAGTTTATTATGATAATGCATATTTTGGCATTAACCTTTAGTGTGCCCCCTTTAAATAAAAGCTTATTTATTACAATGCAACTACTGCAGTTTGTTTTTAAGAAGTTTATGTTGACCAAAAGACTCTATGAGTTGAAGGTAGATCGAAAATGTTTATAACTCCGGATCCATACAAGACCGACATTTCGTGATGAGTGTTAAACGGTTGTCTTATTatcgcagtggttagcgcactcgcttctcattGTTCGGAGACTAGGTGGTCTACGACCCAGTTTTGATAGcgacattgttgttttttcattgtattgtttatctAGCAATTTACTGCTGGCAGGGTTATTAGTCACACCGTTGCTCTGTGCTCTGTTGAGTTTTCTAGAATTAATTCTTGCTTTGAAactttcattaacattttcttttagtttgatatggcaatatcttattttttgtgcCGACGTAAAGTTCATTGAATGTCTAATCTAATGAGTGTTTAATacctgtttgttttaaatcttcatttctATTGTTTGAACGTTGTATGAGCGTTGTTTGGGTTATTGACAATAAAACGTGTAAATTTAGTCAGGCTCAACCCGCGCCAAGTGTTTAACCGGGTTGAAGGCCGTGATATTTTACAGTTATTGAACAGTTATTGAACGTAAACTGTGGACTGATTATACAATGGCGACAGCCGAGCCGGCTAGGGTGACCGAGAAACGGTCGACCCTAAAGAGTTGCGCATCTCGTTTATCGAAACTATCGAAGGGCCTAGAAATGTCAATGGCCGAAAATGACCTTGAAAACGTACGAGAATTAGCAAATGGCATCAAGGATTGTTGGAATGTATATGAAAGGGAACGTCAAAGTCTAGATTTGTATTCTAGCCAGGAACAGTCGGAAATACAAGATGCGTTCGAAAGGGCACTTGTTGGTTATGACACTTTGTCAATCCGTATCCATAAATGGATTGAAGAAAGGCAACGACTATCGCCAATTCCAGCTAGTCATAGTCACTCGAGTGCCAGGTCGTCTCGAAGATCCAAAGCCTCTTCAGAGAAACAGCGTCGCTAAAGTTAGCTCAAGTACAAAGACGACAAGAGCTCGAACGGCAGCAGCTAGATTTGAAACATCAGCAGGCCGCGATAAGACATGAGCTCGAATTGCTAGCCGAAGGGGATGAGCTCGCGCGAACGGAGATGGAAGACGACAGCGACTCCAACTCCAATGTTTCGAGTGCACGACCCAGGATCCGATCAAACGATTTGCCAAAAACTGTGTTTAGTTCAGACGAAAAGGTGGGGGAATATGTGCGAAGTATTAGCAAACGTTGGGACTGGGTCTAAGTCAAGCCCCAACGCAGCTCCATTCCAGAGTGCGGATTTATTCGATGGACTTAAGGCTATGACCGATAGTGTGCAGGAAAGTTTGAACTTACCAAAGCCCGAGTTACTGACGTTCACTGGGAATCCTGTCGACTACTGCAAATTTATAAGCAATTTTGAGACAAATATAGAGTCAAGGGTTAATGATAGTAGGTTGAGACTGagttatttaattcaattttgtcAGGGCGATGCTCGCAAGAGTGTCGAAGATTGTGTAGTCTTGTCGTCGGATGAAGGATATGCCAGGGCCAAACCAATTTTGTTGACTCGTTATGGTAAACCCCATCTTGTAGCTAGGTCCCATGTTGAACGACTCATTAACGGTAGCCCTGTTAAGTTTAACGATGTGCAAGGTCTTATGAATCTGTCACTTGACATGGAAAAGTGTCAGATCACCTTATCTCAAATAGGATTTAATTCTGATATAAATAACACTGAAAATCTAAGGAAAATTGTTAGGAGGTTGCCTATTCATATTTGATCTAAATGGGTGGAAAGGGCTAGCAGCTTAATTGAACAGGGATCTGAACCAAATTTTAATGACCTTCTGAAGTATGTTCAAGGTAGGGCTCTTGTTGCAAGTACTATGTATGGTCAAGACCTAGCCAACGAGTCAAAACACTCGCAAATTTCGAAATTCAAGTTCGCAGCAAAAGCCACTTCTCAGCGTGAGAAAGTTGTGACCTTGTCCACTAGCGCTAGTAGTAGTGCTAGTAGTAAATTTCCAGGTAATGAGTCATATGTTAACCGCCAGAGCAGCAGTTTATCTTGCGTGTATTGTAAACAGAGTCATAAACTGATCGACTGTGGCAAGTTATGTTGCTTGATTATGGGGAAAAATGAGCATTATCAAAAGGCATAGAATGTGCTAAAATTGTCttaactttaaacattttgctaaatTTTGTCGCAAAAGTAGTTGTTGCGAGGTCGTTGGATGTACAGAAAAACATCATACAATGCTACATAGTAAGGTAAGCCAGCCAACCAATGAAACCTCTGGCCAGAGCAATTGTTGTGCGGCATCAGATGTCAACTCGACTCAAGCGAAGGTAAGCTTACGTATCGTCCCAGTTGTAGTTAAGAATGGGCCGGTACACGTGAAAACGTACGCCTTGCTTGATGAAGGCAGTGACGTTACGTTATGCAGCAATAGTTTAGTGAAAAGGTTGGGAGCTTCAGGTACCCCTCGCGAATTTACAATTTCTACAGTAAATCAATCTGCTGAGCGGAGGACTGGTGTAGAATTAAAACTCGAAGTAAGTTCTATATATGGAAATGAGACTGTTGCCTGAAATAGGGTTAGGTCGGTAGAGCGACTACCTATTTCACTGAAGTCGCTGCCTGATCGCTCGGAGGTAGGTAAGTGGAGCCATTTAAATTACTTTTCGAGAATTAGTGATAGCCAAGTTGAATTACTCATAGGCAGCGACACTCCAGAGGTGTTCTGGGTTGAAGAGGATCGGAGAGGTAAGAGAGGCGAGCCGTATGCAATCAGGTCAATCCTGGGCTGGAGCGTTATTGGGCCGACAGGGAAAGCTACTTCCGCTTCAAACGTACAGGTAAACATTCAACAGACTTCACGCATACAAGAACAAATAGATAGGCTGTGGAAAACTGATTTTCCAGAATGCAGATCTGAAAATAGTAATGGTATGTCGCAAGAAGATCGCCGCGCACTATCAATCATGGAGCGTACCTTAGAAAATTGTGACGGACACTACACACTTGGTTTGCCGTGGAGGGATCAGAACGTACAACTGCCAAATAATAACTTTATGGCAGTCACGCGTCTTGAGCAGCTGAAACGGAAACTTGAACGGGACACTGAGCTGCATACCTTATATAGCGACACCATGAGCGGCTACATTGAAAAAGGGTATGCTACGCCACTGGATGACGCTGGAGCCAGAAATTCAGTCAAAGTTTGGTATCTTCCGCTTCACCCAGTTGTTAACCAAAACAAGCCCGGCAAGTTAaggatagtttttgactgcgcAGCGAAGTACAGAGGTATATGAATGATAACCTGTTGCAAGGGCCTGATCTCATTAATTCTATAGTTGGTGTACTGATACGTTTCCGAGAGGAACCGGTAGCTAAAGTGGCTGACATTGAGGCAATGTTTCATCAGGTAAGGGTATGCGAAAAGGATAGAGATGCACTCAGATTTTTATGGTGGCCAAGTGGTAACCTGGAAACAAAGCCTGTTGAACACTGTATGAACGTTCATTTGTTCGGTGTCACGTCATCACCTAGCTGTGCGGCATACAGTCTAAGAGGCACAGCAAGGGATAACGCCAAAGCATTCAGCGGGGATACCTTGAAAACGATAGAACGTAATTTTTACGTTGATGATCTTCTAAAGTCGGTGACGGATGAAAAGGTAGGTATCAGACTTTCTTCTGAACTTCGAGATATCCTCGCTAAAGGTGGTTTCAGACTGACGAAGTGGATGTCAAATAATCAAAAAGGTAATGGACTCGATTCCAGAAACTGAGAGGGCGGAATCACGCAAGATATTTGACGTTGAGAGCGACCATATATTGGAGCGTGCTCTTTTATTACAATGGTACGTAGAAAAGGACCAGTTTGTGTTTGATGTAAGCCTGAAAGAAAAGAGCCACACAAGACGCGGCATTTTGTCAGTCGCGAGTTATTTGTATGATCCTCTAGGGTTAGTTGCACCTGTGACTCTTATCCCAAAGttggtataaaatataataaaatgggcCGATTGGTTGCATTGCCTTCCTGGACTCTCGAATATTAGGATTGACAGATGCCTGAAGCCGGGTAAGTTAGACAATGCTTCCTCAAGGGCCGAGTTGCACATATTTAGCGATGCATCTGAGGTAGCATATGGATCTGCAGTATATTTGAAGATATATGACGTAACGGGAAACAATAAATGCAGACTCGTCATAGGTTAGCTCCAAtaaaggctatgacaatacctagGCTCGAGCTAGCAGCAGCAGTGCTAGCTGTAAAATTGTACCAGTTAGTGACAAAAGAATTAGATATGAGTGTTGATGATAGGTTCTTTTGGACGGATTCAATGATAGTCCTTGGGTACATCCGGAATGAGAAAAGACGCTTCAAGACGTTTGTTGCAAATAGATTAGCAACTATACATGACGTCACGACTCCAGAGGATTGGAGGTACGTACCTACGGAAATGAATCCTGCTGACTTGGCTTCAAGAGGTATACATCCACGCGAAGCCGAAAAACTTGCAACATAGCTGCATGGGCAAAAATTTCTAGAGAAGGATAACTGGAACTTGCCGGAAACTGCAAGTCCAGTAACTCTGGACGATGATGACTCAGAACTTAAGACGGTGCTTAGTATGCAAGCGAAACAAGGTAAGGCCGCTTCAAGTTTAGATGATTTGTTAGTTAAATACTCTGACTGGCATAAATTACTTCGTGCTGTAGGTTGGTTACTTAGATTCAAGAAATATCTTGTAAGTAAGTATTTGTTGAGTGAGAAGAATGTCGGTTGTGCGGCAAATAACAGAGATTTGACTGTGAAAGAGATTCGAGGAGCTACAAAGGATGTCCTCATGCTTTTACAAAAGAGTACGTATGACAAGGATTTCAGAAATGTAGTAGATAACGGTCGTGTTTCAAAGGCATGTTCGATTGTAAATTTTAGCCCAGTGTACACAGATGTTCTACTGAGAATCGGCGGGCGTCTAGAAAATGCTGACGTAAGCACTGACGTCAAGCACCCGATTATTTTGCCCAGCGGTCACAATGTAAGTAGAATTCTCATTCGGAAATACCATGAATTGAACGCCCATGCGGGTGCTCATCATATTTTGTCTCTTATCAGACAAAAAAACTATTGGATAGTGCACGGTCAGCGAACAGTTAAGTCAGTACTTAGCCATTGCATCGACTGTAAACGCCGACAGCAACGTCTCAAAACTCAGCAGATGGGACATCTTCCGACAGAGAGACTTACACCAGACAAAGCGCCTTTCACGTACGTTGGAGTAGACTACTTCGGTCCAATGTACGTAAAGTCTGGTAGAAAACATCTCAAAAGGTATGGGTGTTTATTCACTTGCTTGACAACCAGGGCAGTGCATATTGAAATTGCACACAGTCTTGACACACACTCTTTCATATGTGCTTTGCAGCGGTTTGTAAGTCGCCGGGGACGACCAGAAAAGATCTTTAGTGATAACGGGACAAATATTACCGCGGGAGAAAGGGAGCTGCGGGAATCAGTCAAACAATGGAATCAAACTCAGCTCTCAAAAAACCTCCCTCAGCAAGAGATTGCATGGCATTTCAATCCTCCGTATGCAAGTCACATGGGTGGTGTAAGGGGAAGGTTAGTACGATCCGTTAAAAATGCGCTGAAATATGTAGTTCGTGAGCAACTGCTTGGTGACGAAGCTTTGTTGACATTAGCAACCGAAGTCGAGAAGATTCTGAACGACCGTCCAATTACTCAGGTATGTAATTACGTACGTGATCCGGAGCCAATGGAATCCTGGAGTGTTTGACAATAATGATCACTATTGTAAGCGTTGGTGGAGACAGGTTCAGTACCTAGCCAACATTTTCTGGAGGAGATGGACGAGAGAGTTTCTTCCAAGTTTGCAGGTAAGACAGAAATGGCATAATATTCGGAGAAATGTGACTGAAAAAGACCTCGTACTTGTATGTGATGAGCCGTCAAAGCGTGGTAACTGGCCATTGGGAGTAGTACTAGAGGTAACCAAAGGCCCAGATGGACTTGTTCAATGGTGTAGAGTTAGAGTAAATGGTTCAGAAAAAGTAAGACCTATTTCCAAGTTATGTTTACTGGAAGAGTGTATTACATGGATCGATACCTTAAAGCGAGTTGGGTAATAAACGATTACCGTAAAGCGTTAGAATTTTGcgtgtaaatatttttattatttttttttttttccatttttgcatttttaatagaTGCTTTAGAAAATTGCATTGAATTGATGTTGTCACCGTAGTCTCTGTCAgaatttttaaatgaacttCTGTGGAAGGTTCATTGAGGGGCGGTGTTCGGAGACTAGGTGGTCTACGACCCAGTTTTGATAGcgacattgttgttttttcattgtattgttaatcTAGCAATTAACTGCTGGCAGGGTTATTAGTCACACCCTTGCTCTGTGCTCTGTTGAGTTTTCTAGGAATGTAGACTTGACTATACTTATTTGAAGGCCCTATTTTTAGATCCGTTCCCATGGGGTATACTCAACACATCATTGGTCAATCAGTACGTATAGTGAATATTTTGGCGACAACAGTTTGAATTTGCATTCTGCCTTCAGTGCGCAAAAAGAACGCTGATTGACCGTTTTACATTGTAATTGTCTTTTCTAAGTTTTTGGGGaataaaaatagcattgttcagtaagttcatgtttttgtatttgatgTTAGCCTTGACTcgtatattatgttatattttatgtgcaaaatgtatttttattgttttatcattttttcagGTAAAGTAATGAATACCAGATAATTCTAGCTTTGAAactttcattaacattttcttttagtttgatatggcaatatcttattttttgtgcCGACGGAAAGTTGTACGTTGTACGTTGTGCTTTATATGACGTTGTTTGATGTTTGAACGTTGTATGAGCGTTTTGTgagttattgacaataaaacGTGTAAATTGACAGTGTCTACAGTTTGTTCCCGGAACTTAGTCAGGCTCAACCCGCACCCAGTTTTAACTGGGTTGAAGGCCGTGAAATCTTACACTCATCAAGGCTactcgggttcgattcccggcctttGCATGCGggtgtgagtttggttggtggtcaacAAGCCGGACAAATAGGTTTTCTACAATTGTTCTGGTTTCACAACAACACTAGACCAAACTCCCGTGCAACATCGCCCAAACGAGAGTGACTGAGACTACgttaatataacttttgttacaatcattgcaaaacaaaaacaaaaaaaaactatcatAATATCTTGTTCGCCCTTACATCATGACAatcaaaaaaaatgttgaaaccGATTACCTAAATAACTAGTCAGTTCAAAAAGAATATAACGTGTCCAtggtttttttaaatattttttaccgcTTTAACCAACTTTGTGGCatacataaataacaacttTACTCATCAGAGTGATTTTGATTACAATCTGTTTTcgttaatatgatttttttagttgatattGATGTTGTGGTTGCCAATGATGACACGAATATTGTATTGGATACTAATTTGTGACGATAATAGATTCTGTTGAGGTGTCTTGACCATAATcatgtgttgttttctttagTTTGCTCGTCCAACCTCTTGCAAAGTGCTATATTTATTTGTATCCTGAACAACATCTTGGTGGTCTGGGCTTACCTACGCAGTTTGATTATTTTGTTGCTGTTCTAGGGCTAAAAGTTTCGCTATTGGcgattatatgtattttaaattaagacaAAAACGTAAGTAAGTCTAAATTGGATTGTTGACTGGCAGTGGCTAGTTGCTATGTTTTGTATCATGaagctgatgatgatgatgatgatgatgatgatgatgatgatgatgatgatgatgatgatgatgattgattattgatgatgatga comes from the Mya arenaria isolate MELC-2E11 chromosome 13, ASM2691426v1 genome and includes:
- the LOC128215439 gene encoding uncharacterized protein LOC128215439 — encoded protein: MNDNLLQGPDLINSIVGVLIRFREEPVAKVADIEAMFHQVRVCEKDRDALRFLWWPSGNLETKPVEHCMNVHLFGVTSSPSCAAYSLRGTARDNAKAFSGDTLKTIERNFYVDDLLKSVTDEKVGIRLSSELRDILAKGGFRLTKWMSNNQKEKDNWNLPETASPVTLDDDDSELKTVLSMQAKQGKAASSLDDLLVKYSDWHKLLRAVGWLLRFKKYLVSKYLLSEKNVGCAANNRDLTVKEIRGATKDVLMLLQKSTYDKDFRNVVDNGRVSKACSIVNFSPVYTDVLLRIGGRLENADVSTDVKHPIILPSGHNVSRILIRKYHELNAHAGAHHILSLIRQKNYWIVHGQRTVKSVLSHCIDCKRRQQRLKTQQMGHLPTERLTPDKAPFTYVGVDYFGPMYVKSGRKHLKRYGCLFTCLTTRAVHIEIAHSLDTHSFICALQRFVSRRGRPEKIFSDNGTNITAGERELRESVKQWNQTQLSKNLPQQEIAWHFNPPYASHMGGVRGRLVRSVKNALKYVVREQLLGDEALLTLATEVEKILNDRPITQVK
- the LOC128215438 gene encoding uncharacterized protein LOC128215438 — encoded protein: MEDDSDSNSNVSSARPRIRSNDLPKTVFSSDEKGDARKSVEDCVVLSSDEGYARAKPILLTRYGKPHLVARSHVERLINGSPVKFNDVQGLMNLSLDMEKCSDTPEVFWVEEDRRGKRGEPYAIRSILGWSVIGPTGKATSASNVQVNIQQTSRIQEQIDRLWKTDFPECRSENSNGMSQEDRRALSIMERTLENCDGHYTLGLPWRDQNVQLPNNNFMAVTRLEQLKRKLERDTELHTLYSDTMSGYIEKGYATPLDDAGARNSVKVWYLPLHPVVNQNKPGKLRIVFDCAAKYRGI